The following are encoded together in the Streptomyces sp. NBC_01465 genome:
- the recG gene encoding ATP-dependent DNA helicase RecG gives MPALDEPLKKTLGAPTAKVMAEHLDLHTVGDLLHHYPRRYAERGELTQLADLPLDEHVTVFAQVADARVLTFGSGSGKRLEVNITDGSGRLQLVFFGNGLHKPHKELLPGRRAMFSGKVSKFRQTFQLAHPAYELLDADTDAGSVTAWANQQIPIYPACKQLESWKIAKCVDLVLPSADEAVDPLTPALREGRGLIALPDALRKIHRPQTKADIAEARDRLKWDEAFVLQVALARRRYADAQLPAVARKPVADGLLDAFDAKLPFTLTDGQQKVTKEIFDDLATEHPMHRLLQGEVGSGKTMVALRAMLAVVDAGGQAAMLAPTEVLAQQHHRSITEMMGELAEGGMLGGSDAGTKVVLLTGSMGMPARRQALLDLVTGEAGLVIGTHALIEDKVQFHDLGLVVVDEQHRFGVEQRDALRSKGKQPPHLLVMTATPIPRTVAMTVFGDLETSVLDQLPAGRSPIATHVVPAKDKPHFLARAWERVREEVENGHQAYVVCPRIGDGEDEPKKKQKAAEEDPEKRPPLAVVEIAEQLTKGPLSGLRVEILHGRMAPDDKDDVMRRFAAGDVDVLVATTVIEVGVNVPNATVMVIMDADRFGVSQLHQLRGRVGRGSAPGLCLLVSEAHEASPARARLGAVAATLDGFELSRIDLEQRREGDVLGQAQSGVRSSLRMLAVIEDEEVIAAAREEAVTVVAADPDLERLPELRIALDALLDQEREQYLDKG, from the coding sequence GTGCCCGCGCTAGACGAACCCCTCAAGAAGACACTCGGCGCCCCCACCGCCAAGGTGATGGCCGAGCATCTCGACCTGCACACGGTCGGCGACCTCCTGCACCACTACCCCCGCCGCTACGCCGAGCGCGGCGAGCTCACCCAGCTCGCCGACCTCCCCCTCGACGAGCACGTCACCGTCTTCGCGCAGGTCGCCGACGCCCGGGTCCTCACCTTCGGCAGTGGCAGCGGCAAGCGTTTGGAGGTGAACATCACCGACGGCAGCGGACGCCTCCAGCTCGTCTTCTTCGGCAACGGCCTCCACAAGCCCCACAAGGAGCTCCTCCCCGGCCGCCGCGCGATGTTCTCCGGCAAGGTCTCGAAGTTCCGCCAGACCTTCCAACTCGCCCACCCCGCCTATGAGTTGCTCGACGCCGACACCGATGCCGGCTCCGTCACTGCCTGGGCGAACCAGCAGATCCCGATCTACCCGGCCTGCAAGCAGCTGGAGTCCTGGAAGATCGCCAAGTGTGTCGACCTGGTCCTGCCCAGCGCGGACGAGGCCGTCGACCCGCTCACGCCCGCCCTGCGCGAGGGCCGCGGTCTGATCGCGCTCCCCGACGCACTGCGGAAGATCCACCGCCCGCAGACGAAGGCCGACATCGCGGAGGCCCGCGACCGGCTCAAGTGGGACGAGGCGTTCGTCCTGCAGGTGGCGCTCGCCCGCCGGCGGTACGCGGACGCCCAACTCCCCGCCGTGGCAAGGAAGCCCGTCGCCGACGGCCTCCTCGACGCCTTCGACGCCAAGCTGCCCTTCACCCTCACCGACGGCCAGCAGAAGGTCACCAAGGAGATCTTCGACGACCTCGCCACCGAGCACCCGATGCACCGGCTGCTCCAGGGGGAAGTCGGGTCGGGGAAGACCATGGTCGCCCTGCGCGCCATGCTCGCCGTCGTCGACGCGGGCGGTCAGGCCGCGATGCTCGCGCCCACCGAGGTCCTCGCCCAGCAGCACCACCGCTCCATCACCGAGATGATGGGCGAGCTCGCCGAGGGCGGCATGCTCGGCGGCTCCGACGCGGGCACCAAGGTCGTCCTGCTCACCGGCTCGATGGGGATGCCCGCCCGCCGCCAGGCGCTGCTCGACCTGGTCACCGGTGAGGCCGGGCTCGTGATCGGCACGCATGCGCTCATCGAGGACAAGGTGCAGTTCCACGACCTGGGCCTGGTCGTCGTGGACGAGCAGCACCGCTTCGGGGTGGAGCAGCGCGACGCCCTGCGCTCCAAGGGCAAGCAGCCCCCGCATCTGCTGGTCATGACCGCGACGCCCATTCCCCGTACGGTCGCGATGACCGTCTTCGGTGACCTGGAGACCTCGGTCCTGGACCAGCTCCCGGCGGGCCGCTCGCCGATCGCCACCCATGTCGTACCGGCCAAGGACAAGCCACATTTCCTGGCGCGTGCGTGGGAGCGCGTACGCGAGGAGGTCGAGAACGGGCATCAGGCGTATGTCGTCTGCCCGCGCATCGGGGACGGCGAGGACGAGCCGAAGAAGAAGCAGAAGGCTGCTGAAGAGGACCCCGAGAAGCGGCCGCCGCTCGCCGTCGTCGAGATCGCCGAGCAGCTCACCAAGGGGCCTTTGAGCGGGCTGCGGGTCGAGATCCTGCACGGGCGCATGGCACCCGACGACAAGGACGACGTGATGCGGCGCTTCGCCGCCGGCGACGTGGACGTGCTCGTCGCGACCACCGTCATCGAGGTCGGCGTCAATGTGCCCAACGCCACCGTGATGGTGATCATGGACGCGGACCGGTTCGGGGTCTCCCAGCTGCACCAGCTGCGCGGCCGCGTGGGCCGCGGCTCGGCGCCCGGGCTCTGTCTGCTGGTCAGCGAGGCGCACGAGGCCAGCCCCGCCCGGGCCCGGCTGGGCGCGGTGGCCGCGACGCTGGACGGCTTCGAGCTCTCCCGTATCGACCTCGAACAGCGCCGCGAGGGCGACGTCCTCGGCCAGGCCCAGTCCGGCGTCCGCTCCTCGCTGCGGATGCTCGCCGTCATCGAGGACGAGGAGGTCATCGCCGCCGCCCGCGAGGAGGCCGTGACGGTCGTCGCCGCCGACCCCGACCTGGAGCGACTGCCGGAGCTGCGCATCGCTCTGGACGCACTGCTTGACCAGGAGCGCGAGCAGTACCTCGACAAGGGCTGA
- the rsmD gene encoding 16S rRNA (guanine(966)-N(2))-methyltransferase RsmD yields MTRVIAGTAGGRLLAVPPGNGTRPTSDRAREGLFSTWESLLGTLEGVRIADLYAGSGAVGLEALSRGAVHALLVEADSRAAATVRANVRTLGLPGAEVRTGKAEQIVTGPAPQAPYDLVFLDPPYAVGDDDLREILLTLRTQGWLTEDAVATVERSTRGGEFKWPKGFEPLRARRYGEGTLWYGRAAATCEDAR; encoded by the coding sequence ATGACCCGCGTGATCGCCGGTACGGCCGGCGGGCGCCTGCTCGCCGTCCCGCCGGGCAACGGCACCCGCCCCACGTCCGACCGTGCGCGCGAGGGCCTCTTCTCCACCTGGGAGTCGCTCCTGGGCACGCTGGAGGGCGTCCGTATCGCCGATCTGTACGCGGGCTCCGGCGCCGTCGGCCTGGAGGCGCTCTCCCGTGGTGCCGTCCACGCCCTCCTCGTCGAGGCCGACTCCCGCGCCGCCGCCACTGTCCGTGCCAACGTGCGCACGCTCGGCCTCCCGGGTGCGGAAGTCCGTACGGGCAAAGCGGAACAGATCGTGACGGGACCGGCTCCCCAGGCGCCGTACGACCTCGTCTTCCTCGACCCTCCGTACGCCGTCGGCGACGACGATCTTCGGGAGATCCTCCTCACACTCCGTACGCAGGGCTGGCTCACGGAGGACGCCGTGGCCACCGTGGAACGCAGCACCAGAGGCGGAGAATTCAAGTGGCCCAAGGGTTTTGAGCCTTTGCGGGCCCGTCGCTACGGCGAGGGCACGCTTTGGTACGGTCGCGCCGCCGCTACGTGCGAAGACGCACGATGA
- the coaD gene encoding pantetheine-phosphate adenylyltransferase, with the protein MRRAVCPGSFDPITNGHLDIIARASKLYDVVHVAVMINQSKHGLFTVDERIELIRQVTADFGNVEVESFHGLLVDFCKQRDIPAIVKGLRAVSDFDYELQMAQMNNGLSGVETLFVPTNPTYSFLSSSLVKEVATWGGDVSHLLPPLVHEALTQRLGEK; encoded by the coding sequence TTGCGCCGCGCCGTCTGTCCGGGGTCCTTCGACCCCATCACCAATGGACACCTCGACATCATTGCCCGCGCCTCCAAGCTGTACGACGTCGTACACGTGGCCGTGATGATCAACCAGTCGAAGCACGGTCTCTTCACCGTCGACGAGCGGATCGAACTGATCCGCCAGGTGACCGCAGACTTCGGGAACGTCGAGGTCGAGTCCTTCCACGGCCTGCTCGTCGACTTCTGCAAGCAGCGCGACATCCCGGCCATCGTGAAGGGCCTGCGCGCGGTCAGCGATTTCGACTACGAGCTGCAGATGGCCCAGATGAACAACGGCCTCTCGGGCGTCGAGACGCTGTTCGTCCCGACCAACCCCACCTACAGCTTCCTCTCCTCCAGTCTGGTCAAGGAGGTCGCGACCTGGGGCGGAGACGTCTCCCACCTGCTGCCTCCGCTGGTCCACGAGGCGCTGACGCAGCGGCTCGGCGAGAAGTGA
- a CDS encoding DivIVA domain-containing protein — protein MDVQKKLDDIVETVAGARSMPMSASCVVNRAELLALLEEVREALPGSLAQAQELIGGREQMVEQARQEAERIIESAHAHRGSLISDTEVARQSQDEADRILSEARREAEEIRAEADDYVDSKLANFEVVLTKTIGSVDRGREKLLGRGPGLDEQGYADEDAPEYSPDPATLIERADAYVDTKLGAFEAVLSKTLDAVGRGRQKLHGRIAIDDLGEHMAAQDGMDPQQRGSDADFLADLAEPQPVQQAEVPVQAVPVPAQQQYDPYAYQQQPQQQDPYAYQQPQQPQEQYAAYQQDPYAYQQQGYDQNGYPQQPQQQPYPQQQSALDETSLFDTSMIDLDQLRQYEQGR, from the coding sequence GTGGACGTGCAGAAGAAGCTCGACGACATCGTCGAAACGGTCGCGGGCGCCCGGTCGATGCCCATGTCGGCCTCGTGCGTGGTCAACCGCGCCGAGCTGCTCGCCCTGCTCGAAGAGGTACGGGAGGCCCTGCCGGGCTCCCTGGCCCAGGCGCAGGAGCTGATCGGCGGCCGCGAACAGATGGTCGAGCAGGCCCGTCAGGAGGCCGAGCGGATCATCGAGTCCGCGCACGCCCACCGCGGCTCCCTGATCTCCGACACCGAGGTGGCCCGCCAGTCCCAGGACGAGGCGGACCGGATCCTCAGCGAGGCCCGCCGCGAGGCCGAGGAGATCCGTGCGGAGGCCGACGACTACGTCGACTCCAAGCTGGCCAACTTCGAGGTCGTCCTCACCAAGACCATCGGCTCCGTCGACCGCGGCCGCGAGAAGCTGCTCGGCCGCGGCCCCGGCCTCGACGAGCAGGGTTACGCCGACGAGGACGCCCCGGAGTACAGCCCGGACCCCGCGACCCTCATCGAGCGCGCGGACGCCTACGTCGACACCAAGCTGGGCGCCTTCGAGGCCGTCCTCTCCAAGACTCTCGACGCGGTGGGACGGGGCCGGCAGAAGCTGCACGGCCGCATCGCCATCGACGACCTCGGCGAGCACATGGCGGCCCAGGACGGCATGGACCCGCAGCAGCGCGGCAGCGACGCGGACTTCCTGGCGGATCTGGCGGAGCCGCAGCCGGTGCAGCAGGCGGAGGTGCCGGTCCAGGCGGTTCCCGTACCGGCGCAGCAGCAGTACGACCCGTATGCGTACCAGCAGCAGCCTCAGCAGCAGGACCCGTACGCCTACCAGCAGCCGCAGCAGCCCCAGGAGCAGTACGCGGCGTACCAGCAGGACCCCTACGCGTACCAGCAGCAGGGCTACGACCAGAACGGCTACCCGCAGCAGCCCCAGCAGCAGCCGTATCCCCAGCAGCAGAGCGCCCTCGACGAGACCAGCCTCTTCGACACGAGCATGATCGATCTCGATCAGCTGCGTCAGTACGAACAGGGCCGGTAG
- a CDS encoding YceD family protein, which yields MNTRLDHRNPLVFDTHELGRRPGALKRLSRTAEAPRDLGVEGVVGVPEGAPVEINLRLESVMDGVLVTGTARASAKGECVRCLEPLELDLEADYQEMFSYPDADDRSRGNAEPGDDAEDEEITPLEDGLFDLEPVLRDAVVLALPLQPVCREDCAGLCSECGIRLDDEPGHHHDVPDIRWAALQGLVGTGQVGEKDNVNDAESGVDEKQEK from the coding sequence CTGAACACGCGCCTCGACCACCGCAACCCTCTTGTGTTCGACACACACGAGTTGGGTCGGCGTCCTGGTGCCCTCAAGCGGCTGTCCCGCACGGCCGAGGCCCCCAGGGACCTCGGCGTCGAAGGGGTCGTCGGAGTGCCGGAAGGCGCACCGGTGGAGATCAACCTCCGCCTCGAGTCGGTCATGGACGGGGTGCTTGTCACAGGCACCGCCCGTGCATCGGCCAAGGGGGAGTGCGTAAGGTGTCTGGAGCCGCTCGAGCTCGATCTCGAAGCGGACTACCAGGAGATGTTCTCGTACCCTGACGCCGATGACCGGAGCCGTGGCAACGCGGAGCCGGGCGACGACGCCGAGGACGAGGAAATCACCCCCCTCGAGGACGGCTTGTTCGACCTCGAACCCGTGCTGCGTGACGCGGTGGTGCTCGCACTGCCGCTGCAGCCGGTCTGCCGGGAGGACTGTGCCGGTCTGTGTTCCGAATGCGGAATCAGGCTGGACGACGAACCCGGTCACCACCATGACGTCCCCGACATTCGTTGGGCGGCGTTGCAGGGACTCGTCGGGACCGGCCAGGTCGGCGAGAAGGACAACGTTAACGACGCTGAATCTGGCGTCGACGAGAAGCAGGAGAAGTAG
- the rpmF gene encoding 50S ribosomal protein L32: protein MAVPKRKMSRSNTRHRRSQWKAAVPTLVSCERCQEPKLQHIACPSCGTYNKRQVLEV from the coding sequence GTGGCTGTTCCGAAGCGGAAGATGTCGCGCAGCAACACGCGCCACCGCCGGTCGCAGTGGAAGGCTGCGGTCCCCACCCTGGTTTCGTGCGAGCGCTGCCAGGAGCCGAAGCTGCAGCACATCGCGTGCCCCAGCTGTGGCACGTACAACAAGCGCCAGGTCCTCGAGGTCTGA